From a single Labrenzia sp. PHM005 genomic region:
- the dapA gene encoding 4-hydroxy-tetrahydrodipicolinate synthase, which translates to MFTGSIPALITPFKDGAVDEKRFQEFVDWQIKEGSTGLVPVGTTGESPTLSHAEHKRVIELCIEAAAGRVPVIAGAGSNNTVEAIDFARHAEEAGADGLLVVTPYYNKPNQAGLKAHFKAVNDAVGLPILIYNIPGRSIIDMTPETMAELFETCENIKGVKDATADMAKVSRQRQLCGPEFNQLSGEDISALAFNAHGGVGCISVTANVAPRLSAEFQAATLAGDYKTALEYQDRLAPLHRALFLEPNPTGSKYALSLLGKIEEELRLPLVPITEGTQAEIRDALAHAGLIN; encoded by the coding sequence ATGTTCACAGGCTCCATCCCAGCGCTAATCACGCCATTCAAGGACGGGGCCGTTGATGAGAAACGGTTTCAGGAATTCGTCGATTGGCAGATAAAGGAAGGCTCGACCGGACTGGTCCCGGTTGGCACCACCGGCGAAAGCCCGACCTTGTCGCACGCCGAACACAAGCGGGTCATTGAGCTCTGCATTGAAGCGGCTGCTGGCCGGGTGCCGGTCATCGCTGGCGCTGGCTCCAACAACACTGTTGAAGCCATCGACTTCGCACGGCATGCTGAAGAAGCAGGCGCTGATGGCCTTCTTGTGGTGACGCCTTATTACAACAAGCCAAACCAAGCGGGTTTGAAAGCACATTTCAAGGCCGTCAATGATGCCGTTGGTTTGCCGATCCTGATTTACAATATTCCGGGCCGGTCGATTATCGACATGACACCGGAAACGATGGCTGAGCTGTTTGAGACCTGTGAAAACATCAAGGGTGTCAAGGATGCGACCGCGGACATGGCGAAGGTGTCGCGCCAGCGCCAATTGTGTGGCCCGGAGTTCAACCAGCTATCTGGTGAAGATATTTCGGCTCTGGCTTTCAACGCGCACGGTGGTGTCGGCTGCATTTCCGTGACCGCCAATGTTGCGCCGCGCCTATCTGCAGAATTCCAGGCGGCGACGTTGGCAGGCGACTACAAGACAGCACTTGAGTATCAAGACCGGCTTGCACCGCTCCACCGGGCGTTGTTTTTGGAACCGAACCCGACTGGGTCGAAATACGCATTGTCCCTTCTGGGCAAGATTGAAGAAGAACTGCGTTTGCCGTTGGTTCCAATCACCGAAGGAACGCAAGCTGAGATCCGGGACGCTTTGGCACACGCCGGTCTGATCAACTGA
- the pbpC gene encoding penicillin-binding protein 1C has translation MSDYQALPPMPSVSDLSVSTVVLDRNDRLLRAFTSEDSKWRLPVDPAGIDPLYFEMLQAYEDKRFRSHGGVDIRALGRAFFQALKNGRLVSGGSTLTMQVARLLEETPTKTVQRKYLQILKAVQLEQTATKDEILHLYALRAPFGGNVEGVRAASLIWFGKEPRRLTPAEAALLVALPQSPERRRPDRFPENAKNARNRVLARAVSAGVLDLEEAQSAAREPLRAKRHAMPILAAHESRHARLGSPKQAVLELTLDRDVQQALESLARRRISVQPIPLTLAMVVADHQTGDILASVGSPDLLDEGRAGHVDMTRSIRSPGSTLKPYIYGLAFEEGIGQPESLIVDRPTNIGGYRPTNFDLAYQGTVTLREALQLSLNTPAVQLLEAVGPSRLLARLKRAGIRPTLETGQGPGLAIGLGGIGLSLRDLTQSFAALARQGDTVHLRSCRSSCPGTEVSGRKSLPVLPEKAAWQVTEALSGLPQPLNPEKGLIAYKTGTSYGYRDAWAVGYDGRYVVGVWSGRADGSPVPGQTGATAAVPILFEAFQSLSAGRRSLPQPPHGYGANGPRQVPEALRYARVKSRPDQKRRESRLGITFPPNGAEIQLERRQSGSRDPLVVKFQGGQRPYRLFVNGAPVGEAAFDQRLLWSAPETGFANLMILDAAGHSSKVSVTIESKP, from the coding sequence GTGAGTGACTACCAAGCTCTGCCACCAATGCCATCTGTATCAGATCTGTCCGTATCCACTGTCGTTCTTGACCGGAACGACCGGCTTTTACGCGCATTCACCAGTGAAGATAGCAAATGGCGGCTTCCGGTCGATCCTGCCGGGATCGACCCGCTCTATTTCGAGATGCTGCAGGCCTACGAAGACAAACGGTTCCGGTCTCACGGCGGCGTTGATATCCGCGCGCTGGGCCGGGCGTTTTTTCAGGCACTGAAAAATGGCCGCCTTGTTTCAGGCGGGTCGACGCTGACCATGCAGGTCGCCCGCCTTCTGGAGGAGACGCCGACAAAAACGGTTCAGCGCAAATATTTGCAGATCCTGAAAGCTGTTCAACTGGAACAAACTGCAACGAAGGACGAGATCCTGCATTTATATGCGTTGCGCGCACCTTTTGGCGGCAATGTTGAGGGTGTCCGCGCGGCCAGTTTGATTTGGTTTGGCAAAGAACCCCGCCGGCTGACACCGGCAGAAGCCGCTCTTTTGGTCGCGCTGCCGCAAAGTCCGGAGCGCCGGCGGCCGGACCGCTTTCCGGAAAATGCCAAAAACGCGCGGAACCGGGTTTTGGCCCGGGCGGTGTCTGCCGGTGTTTTGGATCTGGAAGAGGCTCAATCGGCAGCGCGGGAGCCGCTACGGGCCAAGCGGCATGCAATGCCGATTTTGGCGGCCCACGAAAGCCGCCACGCACGCTTGGGCTCACCAAAGCAGGCCGTATTGGAGCTGACGCTGGACCGGGATGTGCAGCAGGCTCTGGAAAGTCTTGCTCGCCGGCGCATTTCTGTTCAGCCGATACCGCTCACGCTGGCGATGGTTGTTGCAGACCATCAGACCGGTGACATTCTGGCGAGTGTGGGGTCTCCGGATCTTCTGGATGAAGGCCGAGCAGGACATGTCGATATGACCCGCTCGATCCGCTCGCCAGGATCCACCCTTAAGCCTTATATATATGGTCTCGCTTTTGAAGAGGGGATTGGCCAGCCGGAGAGTTTGATCGTTGACCGGCCGACCAATATCGGCGGTTACCGCCCGACGAACTTCGATCTGGCCTACCAGGGAACTGTAACTTTACGCGAAGCGCTGCAGTTGTCTTTGAACACACCAGCAGTCCAGCTTCTGGAAGCCGTGGGTCCGTCCAGACTGCTGGCCCGGTTGAAACGCGCTGGTATTCGGCCGACTCTGGAAACAGGACAGGGCCCGGGTCTGGCTATTGGGCTTGGCGGAATTGGTCTCTCGTTGCGCGACTTGACCCAAAGTTTTGCGGCTCTGGCTCGACAGGGAGACACGGTTCACCTTCGCAGTTGCCGGTCATCATGCCCCGGCACCGAAGTGTCCGGACGGAAATCGTTACCGGTCTTGCCAGAAAAGGCAGCCTGGCAGGTGACGGAAGCGCTGTCCGGTCTGCCACAACCGCTCAATCCGGAAAAAGGTCTTATCGCGTATAAGACCGGTACGTCTTACGGCTACCGGGATGCCTGGGCGGTTGGTTATGACGGACGCTATGTGGTTGGGGTGTGGTCTGGGCGTGCAGATGGATCGCCGGTTCCGGGTCAAACGGGGGCAACTGCAGCGGTTCCGATTCTTTTTGAAGCCTTTCAGAGTTTGTCGGCCGGGCGCCGTTCCTTGCCTCAACCGCCTCACGGATATGGGGCGAACGGTCCCAGGCAAGTTCCAGAAGCCTTGCGTTATGCGCGTGTAAAAAGCCGGCCAGATCAAAAACGGCGGGAAAGTCGGTTGGGAATCACCTTTCCACCGAATGGCGCGGAAATTCAGCTTGAAAGACGACAGTCTGGTTCTCGTGATCCGCTTGTCGTCAAATTCCAAGGTGGTCAGCGGCCTTATAGGCTTTTCGTGAACGGCGCTCCGGTTGGCGAGGCCGCGTTTGATCAACGGCTCCTTTGGTCTGCACCGGAAACAGGGTTTGCAAACCTTATGATTCTTGATGCGGCTGGGCACAGTTCCAAAGTGTCGGTCACGATCGAATCCAAACCTTGA
- a CDS encoding porin — translation MKLFKGMMLGAAAVATATTAQAADLPVAPEPVDYVRICDAYGARFFYIPGTETCLRVGGRVRADYRFQDFAGTGPNNWDAKTDESTRFRARGYIRLDARTQTEFGLLRTYTDVWFTSNNSAFASAGGNTEMWEAFVQLGGFTFGRTGSFFDGWTGESWGSQIGQGLDSRANVLAYTAAFGNGMSASVSVEADNGGRAGGFLGGYARGGHRIPALVGKLSVNQGWGQAHLSGVVRNNQASTAAVDSATGWALAASARFNLPMLGSNTGLGLRAAYADGAIGYIHEGYSGYDATVNAAGTGLSTSTGWGLAAGLTHSFTSTVSASVQGQYWSIDALGTANDVDAWSAHGTLAWTPVSGLVIGAEMEYRNNDFGAGGVDNDDLTATFRVQRTF, via the coding sequence ATGAAACTCTTTAAAGGCATGATGCTCGGCGCTGCAGCCGTTGCAACCGCCACCACTGCTCAGGCAGCTGATCTTCCGGTTGCTCCGGAGCCGGTTGACTACGTTCGTATCTGTGACGCATACGGCGCTCGCTTCTTCTACATCCCGGGCACCGAAACCTGCCTGCGCGTTGGTGGCCGTGTTCGTGCCGACTACCGCTTCCAGGATTTCGCAGGTACAGGCCCGAACAACTGGGACGCTAAGACCGACGAATCCACACGCTTCCGTGCTCGTGGTTACATCCGTCTTGACGCTCGCACACAGACTGAATTCGGCCTGCTGCGCACATACACCGACGTTTGGTTCACTTCCAACAACTCTGCGTTCGCTTCCGCTGGCGGCAACACAGAAATGTGGGAAGCATTCGTACAGCTCGGTGGCTTCACCTTCGGTCGTACCGGTTCTTTCTTTGACGGCTGGACTGGTGAGTCCTGGGGTTCTCAGATCGGTCAGGGCCTTGACTCCCGCGCTAACGTTCTTGCTTACACCGCTGCATTCGGCAACGGCATGTCCGCAAGCGTTTCTGTCGAAGCTGACAACGGCGGCCGCGCTGGTGGCTTCCTCGGTGGCTACGCACGTGGCGGTCATCGCATCCCGGCACTCGTCGGTAAGTTGAGCGTAAACCAGGGCTGGGGCCAGGCACACCTTTCTGGTGTTGTTCGCAACAACCAGGCTTCCACTGCAGCAGTTGACTCTGCTACCGGTTGGGCACTTGCAGCTTCTGCTCGCTTCAACCTGCCGATGCTCGGCTCCAACACTGGCCTGGGTCTCCGCGCAGCATATGCTGACGGCGCAATCGGCTACATCCACGAAGGTTACAGCGGCTACGACGCTACTGTGAACGCTGCTGGCACTGGCCTGTCCACTTCCACTGGTTGGGGCCTCGCTGCTGGTCTGACCCATTCCTTCACTTCCACAGTGTCTGCATCCGTACAGGGTCAGTACTGGTCCATCGACGCTCTTGGCACAGCCAACGACGTTGACGCATGGTCCGCACACGGTACCCTTGCTTGGACCCCGGTTTCCGGTCTGGTTATCGGTGCTGAAATGGAATACCGCAACAACGACTTCGGTGCTGGTGGCGTCGACAACGACGATCTGACCGCGACTTTCCGTGTTCAGCGCACCTTCTAA
- a CDS encoding alpha/beta fold hydrolase, which produces MSFAPAEIPPFDPVWNGGVPFSYQSPDGLTLAGREWRPRQSAPSVEKIPVLCLPGLSRNTRDFRDIAAFLQKQGHHVVALDYRGRGESAWDDDWRNYALPIEEKDIDAAIEKLGLSRFAILGTSRGGLHALAMARRYTPDRLAAVIFNDIGPHIEMRAIHRIAATLGRNMSYSSMTDVAQSLRQLLGMQFPVFSEADWLKLASQLASGHEGKVVLDYDPALAHQFASLDDAAPVPDLWPLYDAVKDRPVLIIRGSQSDLLSEETANRMVETHPNAELHSVQGQGHAPVLWEPETHKRIAGFLNRI; this is translated from the coding sequence TTGTCGTTTGCACCGGCGGAAATACCGCCCTTTGATCCAGTTTGGAACGGCGGCGTTCCTTTTTCCTATCAAAGCCCCGACGGCCTGACCCTAGCTGGCCGGGAATGGCGTCCCAGGCAAAGTGCCCCTAGCGTCGAAAAGATCCCGGTTCTCTGTTTGCCCGGGCTTTCTAGAAATACGCGCGATTTCAGAGACATTGCGGCGTTTCTTCAAAAACAAGGGCACCATGTTGTTGCGCTGGATTACCGCGGCCGGGGCGAAAGCGCTTGGGATGACGATTGGCGGAACTATGCTCTCCCTATCGAGGAAAAGGACATTGACGCGGCGATCGAAAAACTAGGTCTTTCCCGCTTTGCGATCCTCGGGACCTCACGAGGTGGCTTGCATGCCCTTGCTATGGCTCGCCGCTATACGCCTGACCGGTTGGCGGCAGTCATTTTCAATGACATTGGGCCGCATATAGAAATGCGGGCTATTCACCGGATTGCCGCAACACTCGGCCGCAACATGTCCTACAGCTCCATGACAGACGTTGCGCAATCACTCAGGCAGCTCCTTGGCATGCAGTTCCCGGTATTTTCCGAAGCCGACTGGCTGAAACTCGCAAGTCAATTGGCGTCAGGGCATGAGGGCAAAGTGGTCCTAGATTATGATCCGGCGCTCGCTCATCAATTTGCCAGTTTGGATGACGCCGCGCCGGTGCCGGATCTCTGGCCACTCTATGACGCGGTAAAAGACCGGCCGGTTTTGATCATCCGCGGATCTCAATCGGACCTTTTGAGCGAAGAGACCGCCAATAGGATGGTTGAAACACACCCAAACGCGGAATTGCATTCTGTCCAGGGTCAAGGACATGCGCCGGTTCTTTGGGAACCGGAGACCCACAAACGGATTGCCGGGTTTCTAAACCGGATTTGA